The segment ccaaccgtctcatcctctatcatccccttctcctcctgcccttgatctttcccagcattagggtcttttcaagtgagtcagctctttgcatcaggtggccaaaatattggagtttcagcttcaacatcagtccttctaatgaacatccaggactgatctcctttaggatggactagttggatctccttgcagcccaagggactctcaagagtcttctccaacaccacagttcaaaagcatcagttcttctgtgctcagtctcttgtttttagaaaatgagaTACCAAGTGGAAAAGCTTCCTACTCATAGATTTATCAATCATTGAATTTTGTGTGGCATAGATGAAAGCCTTGTTAAAAAGTAACTTTAATTCAGAATGTATTAAAATATGAGTTGAATTCATCACTTTTATTTCACCTATCTTGAGGGGTGAATCCCAATATAAGCAGCTCCAAGAGGAAAATGTAGGTGGGGACAACGGCTCTGAAATTTTCTACAAATTATCCTGAACTGACTGGTGACAAAAGAATGAATTCTGTCTTGAGAAATGATGACTCATACTTAAATAAGGGTATGGATGTTGATGGTTTCTCCCGTTTCTGGAAATAAGTTCCTATGGTTTAATATTAACTAGGAGAATAATCCTATTTTCAGAACAGTTAGGGAACACTTCCTCCTTAGGCAATTTTCCATGGATCATGAAGAAAGTTATAAATAATAACAAGGAAAATTCTGTTCATTGGCCCTAAATTTGGGAACCAGAGTATAAAAGGTCTAGTAGAGAAGAGGTATTCAGATTCTGAGAAATTTGTCTCTGCTCAGAAGCCACCCCTCCACACCTGACACCATGACCCATTCCTGCTGCTCCCCTTGCTGTCAACCCACCTGCTGCCGGCCCACCTGCTGTGAGTCCAGCTGCTGTCAGCCCTGCTGCCCCCCAACTTGCTGTCAAACCACCTGTTGCAGGACCACTTGCTGCAAACCTACTTGTGTGACCAGCTGCTGTCAGCCCACCTGTGGTGGGTCCAGCTGCTGCCAGCCTTGCTGTCTCCCTGCCTGCTGTCAGACCACCTGCTGCAGGACCACCTGCCTCAAGCCTATTTGTGCGACCACCTGCTGCCAGCCCACCTGCTGTGAGTCCAGCTGCTGTCAGCCCTCCTGTCCCCAAACTTGCTGTCAAATCACTGAAACCACCTGCTGCAAACCTACTTGTGTGACCAGCTGCTGTCAGCCCACCTGCTGTGGACCCAGCAGCTGTGGACAAACCTGCGGTGGTTCCAATTGCTGTCAGCCAGCTTTCTGTGTGCCCGTGTACTGCCATAGAACCTGCTACCACCCCACATGCTGCTGCCTGCCTGGGTGCCAAGCCCAGAGCTGTGGATCCAGCTGCTGCCAGCCTTGCAGCCGCCCTGTCTGCTGTCAGACCACCTGCTGCAGACCTACTTGTGTGTCCACCTGCTGCCAGCCTTCCTGCTGCTGAAAATCTCACCGAAGAACCACCATCTCAAAAATCAACATTGCTGTTCCTAGGACAAATTCACTTCCAAATGATGCTGAAAGCCAGAAGTCTATtaccatttgtttttcttattcatcTGCCTATAAAAAGGCTCATGAATCAGCTTGATGGAATGTAGAGGACCTCACCCTGATTCTCCCCTTCCTAT is part of the Budorcas taxicolor isolate Tak-1 chromosome 19, Takin1.1, whole genome shotgun sequence genome and harbors:
- the LOC128064431 gene encoding keratin-associated protein 9-7-like; this encodes MTHSCCSPCCQPTCCRTTCCKPTCVTSCCQPTCGGSSCCQPCCLPACCQTTCCRTTCLKPICATTCCQPTCCDCCQPTCCGPSSCGQTCGGSNCCQPAFCVPVYCHRTCYHPTCCCLPGCQAQSCGSSCCQPCSRPVCCQTTCCRPTCVSTCCQPSCC